The Allochromatium tepidum genome has a window encoding:
- a CDS encoding ABC transporter permease, with product MTQREVLGRYRGSFMGIAWSLLHPLLMLMVYTFVFSYVFESRWGLPNESRADFAIILFVGMIVHGFFAECLNRAPSVILHNPNYVKKVIFPLEILPWILVLAAVFHALVSVIALLLVQWLLKGTLPATALLLPILVLPFVLLTAGLSLMLASLGTFVRDVGQAIGVLTTILLFLSPVFYPVSRLPEVFQFWMALNPLSFMIEEGRKLLVLGLLPDVTGWLLYGGIALVILWLGHWWFQFTRDGFADVL from the coding sequence ATGACTCAGCGCGAAGTGCTCGGGCGTTATCGCGGCTCCTTCATGGGGATCGCCTGGTCGCTGCTGCATCCCTTGCTGATGCTGATGGTCTATACCTTCGTCTTCTCCTATGTCTTCGAGTCGCGCTGGGGGCTGCCGAACGAGTCACGCGCCGATTTTGCGATCATCCTCTTCGTCGGCATGATCGTTCACGGTTTTTTCGCCGAGTGCCTCAATCGCGCGCCGAGCGTCATCCTTCACAACCCCAATTACGTCAAGAAGGTGATCTTTCCGCTCGAAATCCTGCCCTGGATCCTCGTCCTGGCCGCCGTCTTCCACGCACTGGTCAGTGTGATCGCCCTGCTGCTGGTGCAATGGCTGCTCAAGGGAACCCTGCCGGCGACCGCGCTCTTGCTGCCGATCCTCGTCCTGCCGTTCGTGCTCCTGACCGCCGGGCTGTCGCTGATGCTGGCCTCCCTCGGCACCTTCGTCCGCGACGTCGGTCAGGCGATCGGTGTCCTGACCACGATCCTGCTGTTCCTCTCGCCCGTCTTCTATCCGGTTTCGCGTCTCCCGGAGGTCTTTCAGTTCTGGATGGCGCTCAATCCACTCTCGTTCATGATCGAGGAAGGCCGTAAACTGCTCGTTCTCGGCCTGCTGCCCGATGTCACGGGTTGGCTGCTCTATGGCGGTATCGCACTCGTCATCCTTTGGCTGGGACATTGGTGGTTTCAGTTCACGCGCGATGGTTTTGCGGACGTCTTA
- a CDS encoding glycosyltransferase: protein MSRASGLTPVTVEERFVWSAPCPDESAVGVVLINYRTPLATRRCLESLAALDPAPSRILVLDNAPEDGGAIIAPEILERFQRTSLRLFVSSVNLGFAAGCNFAIDVLLEDERCRAILLLNNDAVALPPLMRELLDALAASPEAGMVGGRLHDLMDPQAVDTLGIALHASLMPANRLDLREPFLGPTGGCCLLDRGFIRDMQSSFGYVMDPRFFCYCEDTDLAVRALLKGYRPVHIDVTVALHQGQGSTGKGYNPFIAYHGLRNVIWMHAKWFSSRLLLRQALWLLLAHTLAVARHLLAGHPEIVYRVYRDAWRGLPACIAERRAHRALVRQGAHRLSDRMSRHFYQPGYFKLALRQLAALYRR, encoded by the coding sequence ATGAGTCGTGCGTCCGGCCTGACTCCAGTGACCGTCGAGGAACGTTTCGTCTGGAGCGCGCCCTGTCCCGATGAGTCCGCCGTCGGAGTCGTCCTCATCAACTATCGGACCCCGTTGGCGACTCGGCGCTGTCTCGAGTCGCTGGCCGCCCTCGATCCGGCCCCATCCCGGATCCTCGTGCTGGACAATGCGCCCGAGGATGGGGGGGCGATCATCGCCCCCGAGATCCTCGAGCGTTTCCAGCGTACTTCACTGCGTCTCTTCGTCTCCAGTGTCAACCTGGGGTTTGCCGCGGGCTGTAATTTCGCCATCGACGTGCTGCTCGAGGACGAGCGCTGTCGCGCCATCCTGCTCCTGAACAATGATGCCGTCGCCCTGCCGCCGCTGATGCGCGAGCTGCTGGACGCGCTCGCCGCCTCACCCGAAGCCGGAATGGTCGGCGGACGTCTGCACGACCTGATGGATCCGCAAGCCGTCGACACTCTCGGCATCGCACTCCACGCTAGCCTGATGCCCGCAAACCGCCTCGATCTTCGAGAACCGTTCCTGGGGCCGACCGGAGGCTGCTGTCTGCTCGACCGCGGCTTCATCCGTGACATGCAGTCATCGTTCGGCTATGTGATGGACCCGCGATTCTTCTGCTACTGCGAGGATACGGATCTGGCTGTGCGCGCTCTGCTCAAGGGCTATCGACCCGTCCATATCGATGTGACTGTGGCTCTGCACCAGGGGCAGGGTAGTACCGGTAAGGGGTATAATCCCTTCATCGCCTATCACGGACTGCGAAACGTCATCTGGATGCATGCCAAGTGGTTTTCCTCGCGCCTGCTGCTGCGTCAGGCCCTGTGGCTGCTGCTCGCGCATACCCTGGCGGTTGCCCGCCATCTGCTGGCCGGGCATCCCGAAATCGTCTATCGCGTCTATCGGGATGCCTGGCGCGGGCTTCCGGCCTGCATCGCCGAGCGTCGCGCGCATCGGGCGCTCGTGCGGCAGGGCGCACACCGGCTCTCCGACCGGATGAGCAGGCATTTCTATCAACCCGGCTATTTCAAGCTCGCGCTCCGTCAACTCGCGGCGCTGTATCGGCGCTGA
- a CDS encoding HlyD family type I secretion periplasmic adaptor subunit codes for MDITVTPRHLGATEESSPIPISDKPERLIGLLVLLIALGGFTTWALLAPLEGAAVAPGVVAVESARKTVRHLDGGIVSEILVREGDRVAEGDVLVRLDDTEASAQLEIARGQFLSLRAQEARLIAERDDLTEIAFAEELLAAQDDPRIAEAITGEQRVFQARRKSLIGEQQVLEQRRDQLREQIRGLEALIETKTKRIDLYQEEIEGMVKLFDKGLGDKRTLREYERLSAELQGERAQHQSDIAAARIQIGETEIQIAQLKRKFTSEVVTDLRDVETKLADLRERMRALGNQLARTVVRSPAAGAVVGSSVHTVGGVIRPGDHILDVVPEGESLIIEARVQPVDIDRIAPGMEADLRMSAFNARTTPVIPGRVLTVSADRLVDQATNQPYYLARIEVTPEGIAKLEGRVLQAGMPVEAMIKTGERTFFDYLIRPLTDRVAQAFREE; via the coding sequence ATGGACATCACAGTCACTCCCCGTCATCTCGGCGCGACCGAGGAATCCTCCCCCATCCCTATCAGCGACAAACCCGAGCGCCTCATCGGCCTGCTCGTCCTGCTGATCGCGCTCGGCGGCTTCACCACCTGGGCGCTGCTCGCCCCCCTCGAAGGCGCCGCCGTGGCTCCAGGCGTGGTCGCGGTCGAGTCGGCGCGCAAGACCGTCCGTCATCTCGACGGCGGTATCGTCAGCGAGATCCTGGTGCGTGAGGGCGACCGCGTGGCCGAGGGCGACGTGCTGGTCCGGCTCGACGACACCGAGGCCAGCGCCCAGCTCGAGATCGCCCGCGGCCAGTTCCTGTCGCTGCGCGCCCAGGAGGCGCGTCTGATCGCCGAGCGCGACGATCTCACCGAGATCGCCTTCGCCGAGGAACTCCTCGCCGCCCAGGACGACCCGCGCATCGCCGAGGCCATCACCGGCGAGCAACGGGTCTTCCAGGCCCGCCGCAAATCGCTCATCGGCGAGCAGCAGGTGCTCGAACAGCGCCGCGACCAGCTCCGGGAGCAGATCCGTGGTCTGGAAGCCCTGATCGAGACCAAGACCAAGCGTATCGATCTCTACCAGGAAGAGATCGAAGGCATGGTCAAGCTCTTCGACAAGGGACTCGGCGACAAGCGCACCCTGCGCGAATACGAGCGTCTGTCGGCGGAACTCCAGGGTGAGCGCGCCCAGCACCAGTCCGACATCGCCGCCGCGCGCATCCAGATCGGCGAGACCGAGATCCAGATCGCCCAGCTCAAGCGCAAGTTCACCAGCGAGGTCGTCACCGATCTGCGCGACGTCGAGACCAAGCTCGCCGACCTGCGCGAACGCATGCGCGCGCTCGGCAACCAGCTCGCGCGCACCGTCGTGCGCTCGCCGGCGGCCGGCGCCGTGGTCGGCTCCAGTGTGCACACCGTCGGCGGCGTCATCCGGCCCGGCGATCACATCCTCGACGTCGTCCCCGAGGGCGAGTCGCTCATCATCGAGGCCCGCGTCCAGCCGGTCGACATCGACCGCATCGCCCCCGGCATGGAGGCCGACCTGCGCATGAGCGCTTTCAATGCCCGCACCACACCTGTCATTCCAGGGCGCGTTCTGACCGTCTCGGCCGACCGGCTCGTCGATCAGGCCACCAACCAGCCTTATTACCTCGCCCGCATCGAGGTCACACCCGAGGGCATAGCCAAGCTCGAGGGGCGCGTGCTCCAGGCCGGGATGCCGGTCGAGGCCATGATCAAGACCGGCGAGCGCACCTTCTTCGACTATCTCATCCGTCCGCTCACCGATCGTGTGGCGCAGGCGTTCCGGGAGGAATGA
- a CDS encoding type I secretion system permease/ATPase, whose product MKPNHRPDDELRAALKASRNSFLFAGFFSLFINLLMLTPAIYMLQVYDRVLASSSESTLIMLTILVVGLFAVMGLLELLRSRILVRVSARLDMQLNPRLFGAMFDAKLRDGRGVGAQPIEDLTNLRQFLTGNGLFAFFDVPWMPVYIAVLFLMHPWFGWFAIIGAAILFSLALANELATRRPLGQANGLAIGARSYLGGNLRNAEALEAMGMLPRVHERWFQRHREVLRLQALASDRAALLSNASKVLRITLQSLILGLGAYLVIQHQFTAGVMIAGSIIMGRALAPIDQLIGGWKGFLASRSAYKRLHDLLHAIPERPRYMSLPAPDGRVTLEGVLAAPPGSNLPVLRGVQFEIAPGEVIGVIGPSAAGKSSLARVLLGVWPVAAGKVRLSGADIGHWNRDELGPYIGYLPQDIELFDGTVSENIARFGEIEPEKVVAAAQRAQVHEMILRLPKGYDTPIGDAGAVLSGGQRQRIGLARAMYGNPVLVVLDEPNSNLDDQGESALVKAIAQLKAEGTTVVIITHRPSILGSVDKILVMREGQVEMYGPRDQVLAQFARPTAVPRPAATGTLPAQAAG is encoded by the coding sequence GTGAAACCCAACCATCGTCCAGACGACGAATTGCGTGCGGCCCTCAAGGCCAGTCGCAATTCCTTCCTCTTCGCCGGCTTCTTCAGTCTCTTCATCAACCTGCTGATGCTGACCCCGGCAATCTACATGCTCCAGGTCTATGACCGCGTCCTGGCCAGCAGCAGCGAGTCGACCCTCATCATGCTGACCATCCTGGTGGTCGGGCTGTTCGCCGTCATGGGCCTGCTGGAACTGCTGCGCTCGCGTATCCTGGTGCGTGTCAGCGCCCGGCTCGATATGCAGCTCAATCCGCGTCTGTTCGGCGCCATGTTCGACGCCAAGCTGCGCGACGGACGCGGCGTCGGCGCCCAGCCGATCGAGGATCTCACCAACCTGCGCCAGTTCCTGACCGGAAACGGACTCTTCGCCTTCTTCGACGTGCCCTGGATGCCGGTCTACATCGCCGTGCTCTTCCTGATGCACCCTTGGTTCGGCTGGTTCGCCATCATCGGCGCCGCCATCCTGTTCTCGCTCGCGCTCGCCAACGAACTCGCCACCCGCCGGCCGCTCGGCCAGGCCAATGGCCTGGCCATCGGTGCGCGCAGCTATCTCGGCGGCAACCTGCGCAATGCCGAGGCCCTGGAAGCCATGGGCATGCTGCCGCGCGTGCACGAGCGCTGGTTCCAGCGCCATCGTGAAGTGCTCAGACTCCAGGCCCTGGCCAGCGACCGCGCCGCCCTGCTCTCCAATGCCAGTAAGGTGCTGCGCATCACGCTCCAGTCGCTGATCCTGGGTCTGGGCGCCTATCTGGTCATCCAGCATCAGTTCACCGCGGGCGTCATGATCGCCGGTTCCATCATCATGGGCCGCGCCCTGGCGCCGATCGATCAGCTCATCGGCGGCTGGAAGGGCTTCCTCGCCTCGCGCTCGGCCTACAAGCGCTTGCATGATCTATTGCACGCCATCCCGGAGCGTCCGCGCTACATGAGCCTGCCCGCGCCCGACGGCCGGGTCACGCTCGAGGGCGTACTGGCCGCCCCGCCCGGATCGAACCTACCGGTGCTGCGCGGCGTGCAGTTCGAGATCGCCCCCGGCGAGGTCATCGGCGTCATCGGCCCGAGCGCCGCCGGCAAGTCGAGTCTGGCGCGCGTGCTGCTCGGCGTTTGGCCGGTGGCCGCCGGCAAGGTGCGTCTGAGCGGGGCCGACATCGGCCACTGGAACCGCGACGAACTCGGCCCCTACATCGGCTATCTGCCGCAGGACATCGAGCTCTTCGACGGCACCGTGAGCGAGAACATCGCCCGCTTCGGCGAGATCGAGCCTGAAAAGGTGGTCGCCGCCGCCCAGCGTGCGCAGGTCCACGAGATGATCCTGCGTCTGCCCAAGGGCTACGACACCCCGATCGGCGACGCCGGCGCCGTGCTCTCGGGCGGCCAGCGTCAGCGTATCGGTCTGGCGCGCGCCATGTACGGCAACCCGGTGCTGGTGGTGCTCGACGAGCCGAACTCCAACCTTGATGACCAGGGCGAATCGGCGCTGGTCAAGGCCATCGCCCAGCTCAAGGCCGAAGGCACGACCGTGGTCATCATCACCCACAGACCCAGCATCCTCGGCTCGGTCGACAAGATCCTGGTGATGCGCGAGGGGCAGGTCGAAATGTACGGTCCGCGCGATCAGGTGCTGGCCCAGTTCGCCCGCCCGACCGCCGTTCCGCGCCCCGCCGCCACGGGCACGCTCCCCGCTCAAGCCGCCGGTTGA
- a CDS encoding SapC family protein yields the protein MPNIVPISRERHADKGWKRFDSYAFAAHTALAPLVAAELPKAAMSLPIAFVRQDERYVPVAVLGIEPTANLFVAPDGRWIGAYIPSALRGHPFALARTESGDRVLCLDEDSGLLTEAGQGEPFFDAAGEPSESLKQVLDFLQQVERNREQTTLVCDMLARLELIRPWPIQLKAGENERRIQGLFQIDESALNHASDEHFLELRRVGGLPLAYCQLLAMQHIGLLGRLADLRANAAQTTTRTPASFLLEDQDVLKFDWGSP from the coding sequence ATGCCAAACATCGTCCCCATCTCCCGCGAACGTCATGCCGACAAGGGCTGGAAACGCTTCGACTCCTACGCCTTCGCCGCGCACACCGCACTGGCGCCGCTCGTCGCGGCCGAACTGCCCAAGGCGGCCATGTCGCTGCCGATCGCCTTCGTCAGGCAGGACGAGCGCTACGTCCCGGTGGCCGTCCTCGGCATCGAACCGACCGCCAACCTCTTCGTCGCCCCCGATGGCCGCTGGATCGGCGCCTATATCCCATCGGCCCTGCGCGGCCATCCCTTCGCGCTGGCGCGCACCGAGAGCGGCGACCGGGTACTCTGTCTGGACGAGGACAGCGGTCTGCTGACCGAGGCGGGGCAGGGCGAACCCTTCTTCGATGCCGCCGGAGAGCCGTCCGAGAGCCTGAAACAGGTGCTGGATTTTCTACAGCAGGTCGAGCGTAACCGTGAACAGACCACCCTGGTCTGCGACATGCTGGCGCGATTGGAACTGATCCGCCCCTGGCCGATCCAGCTCAAGGCCGGTGAGAACGAGCGCCGGATCCAGGGTCTGTTCCAGATCGACGAGTCTGCGCTCAACCATGCGTCCGACGAGCACTTCCTCGAACTGCGCCGTGTCGGGGGCCTGCCCCTGGCCTACTGCCAGTTGCTCGCGATGCAACATATCGGTCTGCTCGGACGGTTGGCCGATCTCCGGGCGAACGCCGCTCAGACCACTACCAGGACGCCGGCCTCCTTTTTGCTGGAGGATCAGGACGTCCTGAAATTCGACTGGGGCAGTCCTTGA
- the rfbB gene encoding dTDP-glucose 4,6-dehydratase — protein sequence MQTLLVTGGAGFIGGNFVHHILEQADVRVVNLDRLTYAGNLDTLASLAGDPRHVFVQGDITDADLVGRLLREYEVDAVVNFAAESHVDRSIDGPAEFIRTNVVGTFTLLDRARDYWSGIGPAARAAFRFLHVSTDEVYGSLGPTGLFTETTPYAPNSPYSASKAASDHLVRAWFHTYGLPVLTTNCSNNYGPYQFPEKLIPLMILKAQAGEPLPIYGDGGNVRDWLFVLDHCRAIARVLEAGTPGEVYNVGGNSERTNLQVVDTLCALLDERLPDSPHRPHSRLKTFVADRPGHDRRYAIDATKLKRELGWEPTETFESGMRRTVDWYLDNPDWCRRVMDGSYRGERLGSSMGGA from the coding sequence ATGCAAACCCTCTTGGTCACGGGCGGCGCCGGCTTCATCGGCGGCAACTTCGTCCATCACATCCTCGAACAGGCCGACGTCCGGGTGGTCAACCTGGACCGCCTGACCTATGCCGGCAACCTCGACACACTCGCGAGCCTCGCCGGCGATCCGCGCCACGTCTTCGTCCAGGGCGACATCACGGACGCCGATCTGGTCGGGCGTCTGCTGCGCGAGTACGAAGTCGATGCGGTGGTCAACTTCGCCGCCGAGAGCCATGTCGACCGCTCGATCGACGGACCGGCCGAGTTCATCCGGACCAACGTCGTCGGCACCTTCACTCTGCTCGACCGGGCACGCGATTACTGGTCCGGAATCGGTCCGGCGGCGCGCGCGGCCTTCCGCTTCCTGCACGTCTCGACCGACGAGGTCTATGGCTCGCTCGGGCCGACCGGACTCTTCACCGAGACCACGCCCTATGCGCCCAATTCGCCCTATTCGGCTTCCAAGGCCGCCTCCGACCATCTGGTGCGCGCCTGGTTCCACACCTATGGGCTGCCGGTGCTCACCACCAACTGTTCCAACAACTACGGCCCCTATCAGTTCCCCGAGAAGCTGATCCCGCTGATGATCCTCAAGGCCCAGGCCGGCGAGCCGCTGCCGATCTACGGCGACGGCGGCAATGTGCGCGACTGGCTGTTCGTGCTCGACCACTGCCGCGCCATCGCGCGCGTGCTGGAGGCCGGCACGCCGGGCGAGGTCTACAACGTCGGCGGCAACAGCGAGCGGACCAATCTCCAGGTCGTCGACACGCTCTGTGCCCTGCTCGACGAACGTCTGCCCGACTCGCCGCATCGTCCGCACAGCCGGCTCAAGACCTTCGTCGCCGACCGGCCCGGACACGACCGTCGCTATGCCATCGATGCGACCAAGCTCAAGCGTGAGCTGGGCTGGGAGCCGACCGAGACCTTCGAGTCCGGGATGCGGCGCACGGTCGACTGGTATCTGGACAATCCCGACTGGTGCCGGCGCGTGATGGACGGCAGTTATCGCGGCGAACGCCTGGGTTCGAGCATGGGAGGAGCTTGA
- the rfbA gene encoding glucose-1-phosphate thymidylyltransferase RfbA — translation MTRKGIILAGGSGTRLYPLTRSISKQLLPIYDKPMIYYPLSTLMLAGMREILIITTPHDAPLFHALLGDGSQWGLSLSYAVQPEPNGLAQAFLIGRAFLAGAPSCLILGDNIFYGHGLVDQLKEANARQTGATVFGYYVSDPARYGVAEFDDSGRVLGIEEKPKHPKSNWAVTGLYFYDGRAPDLAAELTPSPRGELEITDLNNRYLREGALSLTRIGRGTAWLDTGTHASLMEAGQFIETIEKRQGLKICCPEEIAYFNGWIDAERLRAMGEELSKNGYGQYLLSLLQRGRV, via the coding sequence ATGACGCGCAAGGGCATCATTCTGGCCGGCGGCTCCGGCACCCGGCTCTATCCGCTGACACGCTCGATCAGCAAGCAGCTGCTGCCGATCTACGACAAACCGATGATCTACTATCCGCTCTCCACCCTGATGCTGGCGGGGATGCGCGAGATCCTGATCATCACCACGCCGCATGACGCGCCGCTGTTCCACGCGCTGCTCGGTGACGGGTCGCAGTGGGGACTGTCGCTGAGCTATGCCGTCCAGCCCGAGCCGAATGGACTGGCACAGGCGTTTCTGATCGGTCGCGCGTTCCTGGCCGGCGCGCCCTCCTGCCTGATCCTGGGAGACAACATCTTCTACGGTCATGGTCTGGTCGACCAGCTCAAGGAGGCCAATGCACGACAGACCGGCGCCACCGTGTTCGGTTATTACGTGTCCGATCCCGCGCGTTATGGCGTGGCCGAGTTCGACGACTCGGGCCGGGTGCTCGGCATCGAGGAAAAACCCAAGCATCCCAAGTCCAACTGGGCCGTGACCGGACTCTATTTCTACGACGGACGCGCCCCGGATCTGGCCGCCGAGCTCACACCCTCGCCGCGCGGCGAGCTGGAGATCACGGATCTGAACAACCGCTATCTGCGCGAGGGCGCGCTGTCGCTGACCCGCATCGGGCGCGGTACTGCCTGGCTCGACACCGGCACCCACGCTTCATTGATGGAGGCCGGCCAGTTCATCGAGACCATCGAAAAGCGTCAGGGCCTCAAGATCTGCTGCCCCGAGGAGATCGCCTATTTCAACGGCTGGATCGACGCCGAGCGGCTACGTGCCATGGGCGAGGAGCTGAGCAAGAACGGCTATGGCCAGTATCTGCTGAGTCTATTGCAGCGGGGTCGCGTCTGA
- the rfbC gene encoding dTDP-4-dehydrorhamnose 3,5-epimerase produces the protein MKVIETTIPGVLILEPKVWGDERGYFLETYRANQYTELGIPAPLVQDNQSFSRRGVLRGLHVQHPRAQGKLVQVLAGEVFDVAVDIRRGSPHFGHWVGVTLSGENRRQFWIPPGFAHGFLVTGENALFVYKNTDYYSPETEFSLRWDDPDLGIDWPLAGMTPELSAKDRDAARLRDIPLDRLPGLEDYP, from the coding sequence ATGAAGGTGATCGAAACGACCATCCCCGGCGTACTCATCCTGGAACCGAAAGTCTGGGGCGACGAGCGCGGCTATTTCCTGGAGACCTATCGCGCCAACCAGTACACCGAGCTCGGCATCCCGGCGCCGCTGGTGCAGGACAACCAGTCCTTCTCGCGTCGGGGCGTCCTGCGCGGGCTGCATGTCCAGCATCCGCGCGCCCAAGGCAAGCTGGTCCAGGTGCTGGCCGGCGAGGTGTTCGACGTGGCCGTGGATATCCGGCGCGGCTCGCCCCACTTCGGACACTGGGTGGGCGTGACGCTCTCGGGCGAGAACAGGCGCCAGTTCTGGATTCCGCCCGGTTTCGCCCACGGCTTTCTCGTCACCGGCGAGAATGCGCTCTTCGTCTACAAGAACACCGACTATTACAGCCCGGAGACCGAGTTCAGCCTGCGCTGGGACGATCCCGACCTCGGCATCGACTGGCCGCTGGCCGGGATGACGCCCGAGTTGTCGGCCAAGGATCGCGACGCGGCCCGCTTGCGTGACATCCCGCTCGATCGTCTCCCCGGCCTGGAGGATTATCCATGA
- the rfbD gene encoding dTDP-4-dehydrorhamnose reductase, with the protein MTTTKTQAGHRPKLLLIGANGQVGWELRRTLAGVGDVIAASLEGEYGPTIDLMDPAALARLIEDSRPDALINAAAYTAVDKAESDRATAQRINADAVGEMGALLAERGTPIIHYSTDFVFSGGLGRPYTEDDSPDPLNVYGETKLGGERALLDSGARALIFRTSWVYGARGANFLLTMRKLFREREELRVVDDQIGSPTWSRMLAEITALVLHRVLRGDLDLDRIGGLYHLTGSGQVSWYGFAGAILEASGARTNLIPIPSSEYQAPAKRPTFSVLDNGRFQETFGLAMPDWRLSLAQCLEELRS; encoded by the coding sequence ATGACCACCACCAAGACCCAGGCCGGCCACCGGCCCAAACTGCTCCTGATCGGCGCCAACGGCCAGGTCGGCTGGGAACTGCGCCGCACGCTCGCCGGCGTCGGCGACGTGATCGCCGCCTCGCTGGAGGGCGAATACGGCCCGACCATCGATCTGATGGATCCCGCCGCCCTCGCCCGCCTGATCGAGGACAGCCGGCCCGACGCACTGATCAACGCGGCGGCTTACACCGCCGTCGACAAGGCCGAGAGCGATCGCGCGACCGCCCAGCGCATCAATGCCGACGCGGTCGGCGAGATGGGCGCGCTCCTGGCCGAGCGCGGCACGCCGATCATCCATTACTCGACCGACTTCGTCTTCTCCGGCGGTCTGGGCCGTCCCTATACCGAGGACGACAGCCCCGACCCGCTCAACGTCTATGGCGAGACCAAGCTCGGCGGCGAGCGCGCCCTGCTCGACTCGGGCGCGCGTGCCCTGATCTTCCGCACCAGTTGGGTCTATGGCGCGCGCGGAGCGAACTTCCTGCTCACCATGCGCAAACTCTTCCGCGAGCGCGAGGAACTGCGGGTGGTCGACGACCAGATCGGCTCGCCGACCTGGAGCCGGATGCTGGCCGAGATCACGGCCCTGGTGCTCCATCGCGTTCTGCGCGGCGACCTGGATTTGGACCGGATCGGCGGACTCTACCACCTGACCGGCAGCGGCCAGGTCAGTTGGTACGGCTTCGCCGGCGCCATCCTGGAGGCGAGCGGCGCCCGGACCAACCTCATCCCCATCCCGTCATCCGAATATCAGGCCCCGGCCAAGCGTCCGACCTTCTCGGTGCTCGACAACGGGCGCTTCCAGGAGACCTTCGGACTGGCGATGCCGGACTGGCGCCTGTCGCTGGCGCAGTGTCTCGAAGAACTGCGATCTTGA
- a CDS encoding TonB family protein, with amino-acid sequence MEIRAHHWLIALTVAGAVHGVVLLVWPTPSSPTPQAEPVYSLRLAVSEPPGGTGADEPGGGGDPEPIATEQPTPTLTTSAPMPKDAIRTPPSAPTTTPKTPTPEEPRGAKSVEVAKARKREEPKRPVETRQVRPKNVSVKPPAPSKPAAGAESHSTGSGAIASTAGKGTSDSAAKGDRTQAGRGGSGRGANDGGAGQGVDPANVRRYHATLAAWLARHKRYPEPARRRQEQGVVRVTFSIDRQGRLLSHRIESSSGYPVLDQEVKAMLQRASPMPPIPASLGLGTLTITVPISFSLR; translated from the coding sequence ATGGAGATCCGCGCCCATCATTGGCTGATCGCATTGACGGTGGCCGGCGCGGTCCATGGAGTCGTGCTGCTGGTGTGGCCGACGCCATCTTCCCCAACGCCCCAGGCGGAACCTGTCTACAGCCTCCGGTTGGCGGTATCCGAACCGCCCGGAGGCACCGGCGCGGACGAGCCCGGCGGGGGTGGTGATCCGGAGCCGATCGCCACTGAGCAGCCGACCCCGACGCTAACCACGTCCGCACCCATGCCCAAGGACGCGATCCGGACGCCCCCGAGCGCGCCGACGACGACGCCCAAGACGCCGACACCGGAGGAGCCGAGGGGCGCGAAATCGGTGGAGGTCGCGAAGGCGCGCAAGCGCGAAGAACCCAAGCGACCGGTCGAGACGCGCCAGGTGCGTCCCAAGAACGTCTCGGTGAAGCCGCCGGCACCGTCCAAGCCGGCGGCGGGTGCCGAATCACATTCCACAGGTTCCGGGGCGATCGCCTCGACCGCGGGGAAGGGGACGTCCGATAGCGCCGCCAAGGGCGATCGTACCCAGGCGGGTCGAGGGGGATCGGGACGCGGCGCCAATGACGGCGGTGCCGGCCAGGGTGTCGATCCGGCGAATGTTCGCCGTTATCACGCCACGCTGGCCGCCTGGCTCGCACGGCACAAGCGTTACCCGGAGCCGGCGCGTCGACGTCAGGAACAAGGAGTCGTGCGCGTGACCTTCAGCATCGACCGCCAGGGACGCCTGCTGTCCCATCGGATCGAATCGAGTTCCGGCTATCCAGTGCTCGACCAAGAGGTGAAGGCCATGCTGCAACGGGCCTCGCCCATGCCGCCCATCCCCGCCAGCCTGGGCCTGGGTACCCTGACCATCACGGTGCCGATCAGTTTTAGCCTGCGCTGA
- a CDS encoding ExbD/TolR family protein, with amino-acid sequence MKLRRPNRRPPDDGRLIPLINVIFLMLIFFMLMGRLTPPEPLDVTPPAANAGRKPDEARLLLLIDAEGRMALDDRRIGADALAETIAALADPASRSVTIKADARLDAGSLREVLTLLRETGIARVDLMTVGRR; translated from the coding sequence ATGAAATTGAGACGCCCGAACCGCCGTCCGCCCGATGACGGCCGGCTGATCCCTCTGATCAACGTCATCTTCCTGATGCTGATCTTCTTCATGCTCATGGGGCGGCTGACACCGCCCGAGCCGCTGGACGTGACGCCGCCCGCCGCGAACGCGGGTCGCAAGCCGGACGAGGCGCGACTCCTCCTGCTCATCGATGCCGAGGGGCGGATGGCCTTGGACGATCGCCGCATCGGCGCCGATGCGCTGGCGGAGACGATCGCCGCCCTCGCCGATCCGGCATCGCGGTCGGTGACCATCAAGGCCGATGCCCGGCTCGATGCCGGGTCACTGCGGGAGGTGCTGACACTGTTGCGCGAGACCGGAATCGCGCGTGTCGATCTGATGACGGTCGGTCGGCGCTGA